The genomic stretch GGTGAGATAAGGAATTTAGCGCAGAGGGCATCGCAATCAGCGAAGGAGATAACGCAACTTATACAGGAGAGTGTGGAGAAGGCTGGCAGGGGGGTAGAGCTATCTGGTGAGTTACAGAGGAGGCTTGAGGGCATAGTGAGTTCAGTGAAGAGGGTAGCGATGCTTATGGACGAGGTAGCGGCTGCATCAGCTGAGCAGGCATCTGGTGTTAATCAGGTAAATGTAGCCTTATCTCAGATAGACCAGGCTACACAG from Thermodesulfovibrionales bacterium encodes the following:
- a CDS encoding methyl-accepting chemotaxis protein; this translates as GEIRNLAQRASQSAKEITQLIQESVEKAGRGVELSGELQRRLEGIVSSVKRVAMLMDEVAAASAEQASGVNQVNVALSQIDQATQQNAALIEETASLAEELASQARELLELVSFFKTDEIVRETVFTGKAIRTERQSGKITFEDKRGAIKGNGKSGAQFEEF